The Mustela nigripes isolate SB6536 chromosome 4, MUSNIG.SB6536, whole genome shotgun sequence genome includes a window with the following:
- the GNG11 gene encoding guanine nucleotide-binding protein G(I)/G(S)/G(O) subunit gamma-11, translating to MPALHIEDLPEKEKLKMEVEQLRKEVKLQRQQVSKCSEEIKNYIEERSGEDPLVKGIPEDKNPFKEKGSCIIS from the exons ATGCCGGCCCTTCACATCGAAGATTTgccagaaaaggaaaagctgaagaTGGAAGTTGAGCAACTTCGCAAAGAAGTGAAGTTGCAGAGGCAACAG gtaTCTAAATGTTCTGAAGAAATCAAGAACTACATTGAAGAACGTTCTGGAGAGGATCCGCTGGTGAAAGGAATTCCAGAAGACAAGAATCCTTTTAAAGAGAAAGGCAGCtgtattatttcataa
- the GNGT1 gene encoding guanine nucleotide-binding protein G(T) subunit gamma-T1 — protein MPVINIEDLTEKDKLKMEVDQLKKEVTLERMLVSKCCEEVRDYVEERSGEDPLVKGIPEDKNPFKELKGGCVIS, from the exons ATGCCAGTGATCAATATTGAAGACTTGACAGAAAAGGACAAACTGAAGATGGAAGTTGACCAGCTCAAGAAAGAAGTGACCCTGGAAAGAATGCTG GTCTCCAAATGTTGTGAAGAAGTAAGGGATTATGTTGAAGAAAGATCTGGGGAAGATCCACTAGTAAAGGGTATCCCAGAGGACAAAAACCCCTTCAAGGAACTCAAAGGAGGCTGTGtgatttcataa
- the TFPI2 gene encoding tissue factor pathway inhibitor 2 isoform X5 — protein MNQPPRLHAGMLRPCPGSEGQSPYIKQAPTTSAPRLPGDWTLCTLFPPAHSRNASPRGPLKRDSMDFITDLGVTLVWLVLLMSGRGVNAQSSPGSPSAPPEGNNADICLLPPDEGICRALFRRYYYDRLTQTCRQFFYGGCEGNANNFRTLEDCDEACGRIEKVPHRCRLEVSKGQCGVRTGKYFFNLSSMTCEKFISGECPNNKNSFPDKDTCMAYCAPKKSPSFCYSPKDGGECSGNVTRYYFNRRHKACEAFTYTGCGGNDNNFDNIEDCTRVCLKGLGP, from the exons ATGAATCAGCCTCCCCGGCTTCACGCAGGCATGCTCCGCCCCTGTCCGGGGTCCGAAGGACAATCACCCTACATAAAGCAGGCACCCACCACATCGGCACCCAGGCTGCCTGGAGACTGGACCTTGTGCACCCTCTTCCCGCCTGCACATTCAAGAAACGCCTCGCCCCGAGGGCCACTCAAACGGGACAGCATGGACTTTATCACCGACTTAGGGGTTACACTTGTGTGGTTGGTCCTGTTGATGAGCGGGCGGGGAGTCAATGCTCAGAGCTCTCCAG gctctccttctgctcctccagaAGGAAACAATGCGGacatctgcctcctgccccctgaCGAGGGGATCTGCCGAGCCCTGTTTCGCCGTTACTACTATGACAGGTTGACACAGACCTGCCGCCAGTTCTTCTATGGAGGCTGCGAGGGCAATGCCAACAATTTCAGAACTTTGGAGGACTGCGATGAAGCTTGCGGGAGGATAGAAA AAGTTCCTCATAGATGCAGGTTGGAAGTCAGTAAGGGGCAGTGTGGAGTACGCACAGGAAAGTACTTCTTCAACCTAAGTTCCATGACATGTGAAAAATTCATATCTGGCGAGTGTCCCAACAATAAGAACAGTTTCCCGGACAAGGATACTTGTATGGCCTACTGTGCACCAAAGAAaa GTCCATCATTTTGCTACAGTCCAAAAGATGGGGGCGAATGCTCTGGTAATGTAACTCGCTATTATTTTAATCGAAGACACAAAGCCTGTGAGGCCTTCACCTATACTGGCTGTGGAGGGAATGACAATAATTTTGATAACATAGAGGACTGCACACGTGTTTGCCTAAAAG
- the TFPI2 gene encoding tissue factor pathway inhibitor 2 isoform X2: MNQPPRLHAGMLRPCPGSEGQSPYIKQAPTTSAPRLPGDWTLCTLFPPAHSRNASPRGPLKRDSMDFITDLGVTLVWLVLLMSGRGVNAQSSPGSPSAPPEGNNADICLLPPDEGICRALFRRYYYDRLTQTCRQFFYGGCEGNANNFRTLEDCDEACGRIEKVPHRCRLEVSKGQCGVRTGKYFFNLSSMTCEKFISGECPNNKNSFPDKDTCMAYCAPKKSPSFCYSPKDGGECSGNVTRYYFNRRHKACEAFTYTGCGGNDNNFDNIEDCTRVCLKGIHVCSNYNYLPRYVTLE, translated from the exons ATGAATCAGCCTCCCCGGCTTCACGCAGGCATGCTCCGCCCCTGTCCGGGGTCCGAAGGACAATCACCCTACATAAAGCAGGCACCCACCACATCGGCACCCAGGCTGCCTGGAGACTGGACCTTGTGCACCCTCTTCCCGCCTGCACATTCAAGAAACGCCTCGCCCCGAGGGCCACTCAAACGGGACAGCATGGACTTTATCACCGACTTAGGGGTTACACTTGTGTGGTTGGTCCTGTTGATGAGCGGGCGGGGAGTCAATGCTCAGAGCTCTCCAG gctctccttctgctcctccagaAGGAAACAATGCGGacatctgcctcctgccccctgaCGAGGGGATCTGCCGAGCCCTGTTTCGCCGTTACTACTATGACAGGTTGACACAGACCTGCCGCCAGTTCTTCTATGGAGGCTGCGAGGGCAATGCCAACAATTTCAGAACTTTGGAGGACTGCGATGAAGCTTGCGGGAGGATAGAAA AAGTTCCTCATAGATGCAGGTTGGAAGTCAGTAAGGGGCAGTGTGGAGTACGCACAGGAAAGTACTTCTTCAACCTAAGTTCCATGACATGTGAAAAATTCATATCTGGCGAGTGTCCCAACAATAAGAACAGTTTCCCGGACAAGGATACTTGTATGGCCTACTGTGCACCAAAGAAaa GTCCATCATTTTGCTACAGTCCAAAAGATGGGGGCGAATGCTCTGGTAATGTAACTCGCTATTATTTTAATCGAAGACACAAAGCCTGTGAGGCCTTCACCTATACTGGCTGTGGAGGGAATGACAATAATTTTGATAACATAGAGGACTGCACACGTGTTTGCCTAAAAG
- the TFPI2 gene encoding tissue factor pathway inhibitor 2 isoform X4, producing the protein MNQPPRLHAGMLRPCPGSEGQSPYIKQAPTTSAPRLPGDWTLCTLFPPAHSRNASPRGPLKRDSMDFITDLGVTLVWLVLLMSGRGVNAQSSPGSPSAPPEGNNADICLLPPDEGICRALFRRYYYDRLTQTCRQFFYGGCEGNANNFRTLEDCDEACGRIEKVPHRCRLEVSKGQCGVRTGKYFFNLSSMTCEKFISGECPNNKNSFPDKDTCMAYCAPKKSPSFCYSPKDGGECSGNVTRYYFNRRHKACEAFTYTGCGGNDNNFDNIEDCTRVCLKARKKEGKE; encoded by the exons ATGAATCAGCCTCCCCGGCTTCACGCAGGCATGCTCCGCCCCTGTCCGGGGTCCGAAGGACAATCACCCTACATAAAGCAGGCACCCACCACATCGGCACCCAGGCTGCCTGGAGACTGGACCTTGTGCACCCTCTTCCCGCCTGCACATTCAAGAAACGCCTCGCCCCGAGGGCCACTCAAACGGGACAGCATGGACTTTATCACCGACTTAGGGGTTACACTTGTGTGGTTGGTCCTGTTGATGAGCGGGCGGGGAGTCAATGCTCAGAGCTCTCCAG gctctccttctgctcctccagaAGGAAACAATGCGGacatctgcctcctgccccctgaCGAGGGGATCTGCCGAGCCCTGTTTCGCCGTTACTACTATGACAGGTTGACACAGACCTGCCGCCAGTTCTTCTATGGAGGCTGCGAGGGCAATGCCAACAATTTCAGAACTTTGGAGGACTGCGATGAAGCTTGCGGGAGGATAGAAA AAGTTCCTCATAGATGCAGGTTGGAAGTCAGTAAGGGGCAGTGTGGAGTACGCACAGGAAAGTACTTCTTCAACCTAAGTTCCATGACATGTGAAAAATTCATATCTGGCGAGTGTCCCAACAATAAGAACAGTTTCCCGGACAAGGATACTTGTATGGCCTACTGTGCACCAAAGAAaa GTCCATCATTTTGCTACAGTCCAAAAGATGGGGGCGAATGCTCTGGTAATGTAACTCGCTATTATTTTAATCGAAGACACAAAGCCTGTGAGGCCTTCACCTATACTGGCTGTGGAGGGAATGACAATAATTTTGATAACATAGAGGACTGCACACGTGTTTGCCTAAAAG ctagaaagaaagaaggaaaagaatga
- the TFPI2 gene encoding tissue factor pathway inhibitor 2 isoform X3, translated as MNQPPRLHAGMLRPCPGSEGQSPYIKQAPTTSAPRLPGDWTLCTLFPPAHSRNASPRGPLKRDSMDFITDLGVTLVWLVLLMSGRGVNAQSSPEGNNADICLLPPDEGICRALFRRYYYDRLTQTCRQFFYGGCEGNANNFRTLEDCDEACGRIEKVPHRCRLEVSKGQCGVRTGKYFFNLSSMTCEKFISGECPNNKNSFPDKDTCMAYCAPKKSPSFCYSPKDGGECSGNVTRYYFNRRHKACEAFTYTGCGGNDNNFDNIEDCTRVCLKERKKEKNEKIPDTILPMEDN; from the exons ATGAATCAGCCTCCCCGGCTTCACGCAGGCATGCTCCGCCCCTGTCCGGGGTCCGAAGGACAATCACCCTACATAAAGCAGGCACCCACCACATCGGCACCCAGGCTGCCTGGAGACTGGACCTTGTGCACCCTCTTCCCGCCTGCACATTCAAGAAACGCCTCGCCCCGAGGGCCACTCAAACGGGACAGCATGGACTTTATCACCGACTTAGGGGTTACACTTGTGTGGTTGGTCCTGTTGATGAGCGGGCGGGGAGTCAATGCTCAGAGCTCTCCAG aAGGAAACAATGCGGacatctgcctcctgccccctgaCGAGGGGATCTGCCGAGCCCTGTTTCGCCGTTACTACTATGACAGGTTGACACAGACCTGCCGCCAGTTCTTCTATGGAGGCTGCGAGGGCAATGCCAACAATTTCAGAACTTTGGAGGACTGCGATGAAGCTTGCGGGAGGATAGAAA AAGTTCCTCATAGATGCAGGTTGGAAGTCAGTAAGGGGCAGTGTGGAGTACGCACAGGAAAGTACTTCTTCAACCTAAGTTCCATGACATGTGAAAAATTCATATCTGGCGAGTGTCCCAACAATAAGAACAGTTTCCCGGACAAGGATACTTGTATGGCCTACTGTGCACCAAAGAAaa GTCCATCATTTTGCTACAGTCCAAAAGATGGGGGCGAATGCTCTGGTAATGTAACTCGCTATTATTTTAATCGAAGACACAAAGCCTGTGAGGCCTTCACCTATACTGGCTGTGGAGGGAATGACAATAATTTTGATAACATAGAGGACTGCACACGTGTTTGCCTAAAAG aaagaaagaaggaaaagaatgagaagataCCCGACACTATTTTGCCCATGGAAGATAACTAA
- the TFPI2 gene encoding tissue factor pathway inhibitor 2 isoform X1 — protein sequence MNQPPRLHAGMLRPCPGSEGQSPYIKQAPTTSAPRLPGDWTLCTLFPPAHSRNASPRGPLKRDSMDFITDLGVTLVWLVLLMSGRGVNAQSSPGSPSAPPEGNNADICLLPPDEGICRALFRRYYYDRLTQTCRQFFYGGCEGNANNFRTLEDCDEACGRIEKVPHRCRLEVSKGQCGVRTGKYFFNLSSMTCEKFISGECPNNKNSFPDKDTCMAYCAPKKSPSFCYSPKDGGECSGNVTRYYFNRRHKACEAFTYTGCGGNDNNFDNIEDCTRVCLKERKKEKNEKIPDTILPMEDN from the exons ATGAATCAGCCTCCCCGGCTTCACGCAGGCATGCTCCGCCCCTGTCCGGGGTCCGAAGGACAATCACCCTACATAAAGCAGGCACCCACCACATCGGCACCCAGGCTGCCTGGAGACTGGACCTTGTGCACCCTCTTCCCGCCTGCACATTCAAGAAACGCCTCGCCCCGAGGGCCACTCAAACGGGACAGCATGGACTTTATCACCGACTTAGGGGTTACACTTGTGTGGTTGGTCCTGTTGATGAGCGGGCGGGGAGTCAATGCTCAGAGCTCTCCAG gctctccttctgctcctccagaAGGAAACAATGCGGacatctgcctcctgccccctgaCGAGGGGATCTGCCGAGCCCTGTTTCGCCGTTACTACTATGACAGGTTGACACAGACCTGCCGCCAGTTCTTCTATGGAGGCTGCGAGGGCAATGCCAACAATTTCAGAACTTTGGAGGACTGCGATGAAGCTTGCGGGAGGATAGAAA AAGTTCCTCATAGATGCAGGTTGGAAGTCAGTAAGGGGCAGTGTGGAGTACGCACAGGAAAGTACTTCTTCAACCTAAGTTCCATGACATGTGAAAAATTCATATCTGGCGAGTGTCCCAACAATAAGAACAGTTTCCCGGACAAGGATACTTGTATGGCCTACTGTGCACCAAAGAAaa GTCCATCATTTTGCTACAGTCCAAAAGATGGGGGCGAATGCTCTGGTAATGTAACTCGCTATTATTTTAATCGAAGACACAAAGCCTGTGAGGCCTTCACCTATACTGGCTGTGGAGGGAATGACAATAATTTTGATAACATAGAGGACTGCACACGTGTTTGCCTAAAAG aaagaaagaaggaaaagaatgagaagataCCCGACACTATTTTGCCCATGGAAGATAACTAA